tttaaatagATGAATGATTCAATGATCTAGTTGGTGCTACTCATGTTCCTCGTTGAACGAAGCTCGATCCTGTGGATGGACATGTAGTAAAACGAGCATGACTAGTTTTCTGTGTTCCTTTTCTTCTAACCCGGGAGCTGATGGCAGTATGCTGTTGCCCTGCATTTCCTTTCAGGTTCCGACTCCTTGTAATTCTGATAACGCATGGCTTTGCACGGCATTCTTTTAACCCATTCAAGGTGAAATGTCTCCCGGAATCCAGTTTGACAACTCTTCCTTATCATGGATTTGGACGAGCTCATTTCAGCACCAAGTGAAATTTCCTTGTTTCCAGTTCAGAAATCGTAATTTGCTTCTCCCCAAGTCTGGAAGCGAGATTTGCCCATCAGGACACTAAAGTCACCAACTTGTAATTCCCATGGAAATGAATGCTTTCATGTTTACTCCAATGATTTTAGCTGGGATATTATCCATCTCAACCTTGTGCACAAACAAATCTGTTTCGCTTAGGAACTTACCAAGCATCCATGTTATACAAACTAGTACATGTAAAGCTCTCATTCCATAAGAAGCCTTCATTTCCACGGGTAACCAAGCTCCCCGGATTCACAAGGCCCGTGTTTCAATTTAAGTTAAAAGTGGCCTCTCCCCAGTTTCCTGTCTTTCACAAGACAGaaaatacttataaattttttttaatttcttttaatttttttctgtttaaaattaaaattttttagtgtttttagattattttaatttctagtattagaaataaatttttaaaaataaaaaaaattttattttcatatattttaaagtaaaaaacattttaaaaatcagcacaagctataaatataaataagaagcaGCTACTCGTTACTCCCACATGTGCAGCACTGTATTGTGTGAAAGAGATGGCGACTCATTCCACACACTACCTGTTCACATTTCTTACAAAATTCctgattgttttatgttttcatttcttatcaTGACGCATTCCTAGAGAACATCACGGCGGGTTGCCCATTGTTAGCCTAACATGCATCAGCAATGGGATCCTGATTCCATTCACAAATGATGAAAAGCATGTCAGTTATGGAGCACAATCCATGCATACAGCAATTGATCCAGATACAGGTTGCAATGAATGCTACAGCAGACTgctaaaaagaaacaaagtctCCAGGGAAGATTGATGCAGAGATCCATTTGGCTCCGCCccaacacaaaataaataaatccatggGAATATTGCCACCTCTATAGTCTGCAGGGAAAATTGATGCAGAAAATAACGAAAGAAACAACAAACCTCTACCAGAAATTATCAACATCATGATCAATTTTGGTGGAGCCATATGGTTTTAATACAACCTTTCCTGACATACAGTATTTCAAAATCCAAACCATCACCACAAAGCCAGGCAATAAGAGCATTCTTATCCAAACTACATCTCTGTTCATGTCGAAGTCATTTTGTCACAAAGCATTCAATGATTTAGCCGATATTAACAGGATTTTGCCTATATTACCAGACCACATTCTTTTTAGGGTGAATAAACAGGGAGATATTACACGGGAAAGAACAGCTTTGGTGCTCACAGTTTAAGGATGCTTCCTCTTTAGTCGCTGTAGTAACATTGAAATCCTTATTTCCATCAATAGTAGATTAGCGATGGAAGAAAAGTACTACATTATCTATCAGGTCACTGATAAATGAACAAATGTTGAAGGCATGATTCAATCTTCCCGGGTTTCCCACACAATAAGCAGACATTGAATACATCTAGCTTCAGGTTGATAGCTTAAATAACAACAACTAGAACAGAATGAGATTGATAAGACATTTAACCAGAATCCACATCCAAAAACCCAAGCAATTCTTAGTGGAGAAGCTGACACAAATTCAAACACCAACAATCAAACGAAGGAGCAAATCTGTCAATATTCCTCAAATCCATGGACAAACTAATCACATTTCTTTCCAGAACCCAATCATACAATCATCAGAGTCAACAATGCTAGCACACTTACGAACTTGAATCCAGATTCTAGCTTAGTTTAGTGAGAAAGGATGAAGAGGATTCTTTAATGGCAAATTGGAGATAGCTGGAGGAGCAACAATTTCGAAAATTAGAACACCAAAAGAATAGGTAGGGCTCAGCCATCATGTCATCATTCGACGCTATTTCTAATGCTTTCAGATGAAACTAATTAcccctataaatataaaaagtaagtGCAAATACCATATTGATAGAGGAAACAAGAAAATCATCCTCCTCGTGATCTAAATCTCATCCGGCAGAAAAGCCACCATTCTATTCAATCCACAAGAGACAACGTGACTAAGGAATTGCGAAGTATCTAAAACAGAAACATCCAATCATTCCATAGATACAAGAAAGATAGCATGATATTCATCTTCGAACCAGTTGCATCAGTTTCATTCTTCAGCATGCTTATGCTAACAAATtactttgaattatttgattccaacaagtcttttttttttttttatcattgtaatCACTAACAACagattcattataaaaaatgaaacaaatacaactccaataataatagtaaaaaaactaaaaactcactttttatcatttttttcaatttggtctctctctctctctctcactcactcTTTCCTTCAAATCATTGCATACCTCTTCAACGCCTGCTTCCCAGCCACCACCGCACCAGCCGCCAACCCACCAAGCGCACCTGCCACCGCCGCCGACCTAAACCCCCTGGCCGCTCTACAAACCGCCCCAGTTCCGAGCCCAGCAGCCACGCTACTCCACACATCGTCCCTATCGGTGATCGCTACGATGCCACTCTCCATCCCGGCGTAAATCAAACCCACAACTCCGACCCGGTTACCCCAGACCCGACCTGAATGACCGGAGGAGTTGAGGATCCTGTTGACCTTAAGCTTGAGGGTATCGGTGGGCTCGAAGGATCGGAATGCAGAGAAGAACCCGGCGCCGCCGCCAGCAATGGAAGCGGAGAGGTAGGCGGAGCCGGTGTAGAAGGTAAGGTTTTCGCCCCAAGAGCGGCGTTGGTGGAGGGATTCCTCGGTAAAGAGATATTCGGGCGAGGTGGGGAGATGGTAGAGTGTTTGGGAGGGTAAGTGGAGATCCTGATAGGGGTTGTAGAGACGGGTACCCGGTTTGGGTTGATTCGGGTCCGAGTTATTATCGGAGTAAGACATGAGTATAATTTGTATCAAAAGATCGAAGCTTTGACaatgcagagagagagagagagagagagagagagagagttctgGGGAAACTTTGTTTGTGCTCCTTGTGTGTGCGTGACCTTTTAAAGAaatgtgaaatttattttaCGAATATTACAAAGTAGTCCTCTTCATAATGTGTTTtacaatttagctcctctaagccCAATAAAATCTCACAATTCTTCCCCCAACCTTCCATACTTCAAATGGGAAGAGAGGCCGACCAAAGTCTTTTTATTTAcacacatatacatatataaataaatcttactatatttatattaaaatcaaaacttaagaTATTTCTAGCTAAtatcatgtaaatatatttactttcatattgtttatataacaaataaatcatccgaacaattaaaaacaataattattcattattaagttttcaaataatttgtatgagattataattatatgtttatataaaatttcatcttcataataatattataaataggtTATCTAATAGCTAGAAACAAATGAGTCACATATAcacaatttatttctaaaacttattcaTATTTGTatgttatttatcatttttttctacttatcacacattatatatatatatatatatttattgttttatgtatctattattttatttacattcttttctagtttatatttttgatattattctaAACTTGTTAGggttaagtttaaaattttatattttgtttgataaataaGATTGTTCTCTATTTTCACTTGAAATTAAGcttttaattttagctttttattattaaaaaattaataaagaatttATAGCATATTAACCAAGAAATCAACAATCtatcaaaagattttttatctgATAGTATGATAATTATCTACCAATATAAGtgttaatttaaacaaattacaacaattttttttctaatgtcattatctattttttttattaatgattctcaaagaaattcaaaatagtaaaacattcaaaaatatatatttttaatatatttacatcattttatttaattttgtttttaaaataatttaaaaatttatttttaacatgctaattttaaaatcatggtTTATTCttcttgtcttgtttttttttaatatcaaaataaaagaataaattttatcaatagttttaaaaaaatttaaaataataaaaaacaacaaaaaattcaaaaaatatatttttgatgtattttaattatttttaatgtattttcaaaagaaatttaattaagaaacgCATTTAGCTTTtaacaaattcattttaaatttattgtttattattttattaaattaatgataacgctgtttttttctttaaaaatatcaaaatggaagattatttgaaaacaaacaaaaataaaaaaaaaccaaaatagttttaaattgttttagtcACCAAGTTTCTCGGAAACGAAGCaatattgaaaggaaaaaaaacatcattttacctataaataggtTAGGGGGAGATATCAGGGGGGCAGCAAGCACACGCTGTCCAGCACTcactttttgaaaaaagaaaggaataaaaaacacCCTCTCTCCAATAATAAGATTCCAACAGAAAAAAGACACCACAAAAAACCTGACCTCTCTTTGTAGAAAAAGGTTGAAGGAAAAACCAGAGGAAAATTAGCAGTCAGCTCTTCAACATCCAGCACTGTGATATCTCCTCTGCATCAACCTTCAGCCACAGTGACTAGCTtcaccagcatctcttctcaGTCATCGTGGCTAGCTTCATCCTCCTTCCGGTAGCAGAGACTGCTTTCCATCAGTAGCTTCCTTTCAGTAGCAGTAATAGAGTTTGCTTCTCCTCAGACTGTGACCAACAACTTCACCCTCCTTCCAGCAGCAAGAGTTTCCTCTCAGTCACAAAAGCTTCTGGTTCCAACCATGAGCAGCAGTTTACTCTTCCAGCAGTAAGAGGCTCTACCTTCCAgtcacagcagcagcagcaataccTTCTCCACACCAGCAGCTCCTCACCATGGTCAGTCTCCACCCCAGCACCAGATCCTCCAAGATCAACCACCGTAGGTAGTTTTGCTACCAGTCACCTCACACAGCAACCGTGAACTCCAACAACACAGTCACCTGCTGCGGCAACATCTCTTTCTTTGCACCGTGAGAACCACCATCCCCCACCGTACTAACCTCCACACCAGGAAGCGTCTCTCATCTCCACCGTTAGCTTTAGTCCTGATAGCAGTCCTTGGATACAACCAGTGAGCAGACTTCACCAGTGGCAACAGTGCAGCCTGTGGTGTTCCTCTATCAAGTATGTCAACATATTTACTCTTATATTATTCGTCATACTTTACATAGCCCGTGGTGttccgatatatatatatatattttctttccatCCCACTTCGTATAATTCCTCTCCTCTATCCATATATTACAACTCATGCTAACACTTTTCTTCAGGTTAATGCACATGGATCCCTTATGCATAACTTGATTAGTGAGTAGTAGAATTCTTTGCTGACACGATTTTTTTGATAACTATATCTGATAAATGA
This genomic interval from Populus alba chromosome 1, ASM523922v2, whole genome shotgun sequence contains the following:
- the LOC118040922 gene encoding mitochondrial import inner membrane translocase subunit TIM23-1 gives rise to the protein MSYSDNNSDPNQPKPGTRLYNPYQDLHLPSQTLYHLPTSPEYLFTEESLHQRRSWGENLTFYTGSAYLSASIAGGGAGFFSAFRSFEPTDTLKLKVNRILNSSGHSGRVWGNRVGVVGLIYAGMESGIVAITDRDDVWSSVAAGLGTGAVCRAARGFRSAAVAGALGGLAAGAVVAGKQALKRYAMI